The Haloferax volcanii DS2 DNA segment AGTTCTTCAGCTTCTGGAAGAGGCCCTCTTTGACCTCCTCGCCGCCGGCCTCGGCGAACTCTTTGAGCGCCTCGCGCTGCTCGCTGTTGAGGTCCTCGGGCGTGACGACGTGGACCTCGACGTGCAGGTCGCCGTTGCCACGGCCGTCGAGGTGGGGCATCCCCGCGCCGGAAACGGTGAACGTCGACCCGCTTTGGGTGCCTGCGGGCACCTTCAGTTCCTCCTCGCCGTCGAGCGTCGGCACCTCGACGGTCGCGCCGAAGACGGCCTGCGGGAAGGAAATGGGATGGGTGTAGCGGAGGTCGTCGCCGTCGCGGTCGAACTCGTCGTGGTCGCGGACGTTGACCTCGACGAACAGGTCGCCGTTGGGACCGCCGTTCTCGCCGGGTTCGCCCTCGCCGCGGTAGCGGAGGCGCTGGCCGTCGCGGAAGCCGGCGGGGATGGTGATGGTCACGTCGCGAGTGCGACGGACGCGCCCGCTCCCGCGGCACTCCGAACAGTCCTCGCTGTACGTCTCGCCCTCGCCGCCGCAGGCGCGACAGGTCGTCGTCTGCTGGACGCGGCCGAAGGGGGTCTGCTGGACCGTCGTCTGCTGGCCCGAGCCGTTACACTCCGAACAGGTGTTCACGTCGGCGTCCTCGGGATGGCCCTCGCCGTCGCACTCGGGACAGACCTCGCGGCGGCGAATCGTCACGTCGCGCTCGACGCCGTGGTAGGCGTCTTCGAGGTCGATTGAGATGCGCTGGGCCACGTCGCGGCCCTGCTGGGGACGGTTGCGCTGTTGGCCGCCCGCGCCGCCGTTGAACAGGTTGTTGAAGATGTCCTCGAAGCCGCCGCCACCGCCGCCCATGCCGCCGAACGGGTTGCCGCCGCCGCCGAAGGGATTGCCCTGTCCGCGGCCGCCACCGCCGCCGCCGCGTTTCTGGGACTGCTGGAAGCGCTCGTGGCCGACTTGGTCGTACATCTGCCGCTTCTCGTCGTCCGTGAGCACCTCCTTGGCCTTCTGGACCTTCTTGAACTTCTCCTCGGCGTCGTCCTCGTCGGAAACGTCGGGGTGGTACTTCGCGGCCTTCTTGCGGTACGCGTTCTTGATTTCGTCTTTCGAGGCGTCCCGCGAGACCCCGAGTACGTCGTAGAAGTCCTCGCTCATCAGTTGCTCTCTTGTAGCCGGTGAAGGTATTTGAAAAGTCCGTCTCTCGTATCGCGGCGAGCGCGAACGGGGTCAAACCGGGGGTTTCGCCCGGATTCGACCGCCGGCGTCGGGTCTCTCTGCGACCCGACCGTCCACCTGTGGTTAGTTGTCCTCGTCGTCCTCGTCGAAGTCCGCGTCGGCGTCGACGAAGTCCTCGGGGTCCGCACCGCCGGGGCCGCCCGCCGCGCCCGCACCAGCGCCAGCGCCGCCGGGACCGCCGGCCTGCGCCTGCGCCTGCTGTTGGTACATGCGCTTGCCGATTTCCTGCAGTTCCTTCGAGAGCTCCTCGGTCACGTCTTCGAGTTCGTCCGTGGAGGCGTCGTCGTCTTCGAGCACCGCTTCCACGTCCTCGACGGCGGCCTCGATGTCGGCGCGGAGTTCGTCGTCGACGTTCTCCTCGTTCTCTTCGAGGAGCGTCTCCGCGCGCTGGACCGCGCCCTCGGCCTCGTTGCGGGCCTCGACGGCGCGGCGGCGCTCTTTGTCCTCTTCGGCGTGCTGTTCGGCCTCCTGTTGCATGCGGTCGATTTCCTCGTCGGAGAGGCCCGCGCCGCCCTCGATGGTGATGGACTCGGCGTTGCCGGAGCCTTTGTCCTCGGCGGAGACGTTGACGATGCCGTTTTCGTCGATGTTGAAGCCGACTTCGATCTGCGGGGTGCCCGCGGGGGCCGGCGGGATGCCGGAGAGCGTGAACTCGCCGAGGAGTTCGTTGTCCTCGGCCATCTCGCGTTCGCCCTGGAAGACGCGGACCTGCACCGTCGTCTGGTTGTCGGCCGCGGTGGTGAATATCTTCGACTCCTCGGTCGGAATCGTCGTGTTCTTCTCGATGAGGCGCTCGAAGAGACCGCCTTTGACCTCGATACCGAGCGACAGCGGCGTCACGTCGAGGAGGACGATGTCGTCGACCTCGCCGCCGAGAACGCCGCCCTGAATGGCCGCGCCGAGCGCGACGGCCTCGTCGGGGTTGACGGACTTCTTCGGCTCGGAGCCGAGCAGTTCTTCGACCTTGTCTCGGACCTGCGGCATCCGGGTGGAGCCGCCGACGAGGATGACGTCGTCGATGTCGCCTTTGTCGTAGCCGGCGTCTTCGAGCGCCTGCTCGGTCGGCTCGACCGTCCGGTCGATGAGGTCAGCGGTGAGCGACTCGAACTTCGCGCGGGTCAGGTCGTATTCGAGGTGGACCGGTCCGGAGTCCGTCGCCGTGATAAAGGGGAGGTTGATGGTCGTCTCCTTGCGCGAGGAGAGTTCGATTTTGGCCTCCTCGGCCGCGTCCTTGAGACGCTGGAGCGCCTGTCGGTCCTCGCGGAGGTCGATGCCGTGGTCGTTTTCGAACTCGGTGGCGAGCCACTCGATGATGGCTTCGTCCCAGTCGTCGCCGCCGAGGTCGTTGTCCCCGTTGGTGGCGACCACTTCGTAGACGCCGCCGCCGAGGTCGAGGACGGACACGTCGAAGGTGCCGCCGCCGAGGTCGTAGACGAGCACGGTCTGGTTCGACTCGTCGTCAAGGCCGTAGGCCATCGACGCGGCGGTCGGCTCGTTGACGATGCGCTCGACGTCGAGACCCGCGATTTCGCCGGCGTCCTTCGTCGCCTGCCGCTGTTTGTCGTTGAAGTACGCGGGGACGGTGATGACGGCCTTCTGGAGTTCGTCGCCGAGGTAGTCCTCGGCGTCGCGCTTGATTTTCTGGAGAATCATCGCCGAAATCTGCTCCGGCGTGTACTCCTCACCCTCGATATCGACGGTGTAGCCGTCCTCACCCATGTGGCGCTTGATGGACCGAATCGTGCGCTCCGGGTTCTGGATGGCCTGGTTCTTCGCCGGCTTGCCGACCAACCGCTCACCGTCGTCGGTGAACGCGACGACGGAGGGGGTGGTTCGGTCGCCTTCTGCGTTCACGATAATCTCCGGGTCGCCGCCCTCCATCACCGCGAACGCGCTGTTCGTGGTGCCGAGGTCGATACCCAGAATCTTGTTGCTCGCCATCTTGCCCGCAAATACCGTCTTTTGCCGGTTAAAGGTTACTAGATACTGCGACACACGGCGTGCACCGAGGTCGACGCCGTCTTTCGATTTTCTATTCTCGCGTCGAAAAGAGGTCGGTCGATTTATGTAGAACCGCCGACCGCGTCGCGGCGACGCTCCGAGAGTGGTCGCCCGGCGGCGACCCGGCACCCGGCCGACCGACCGTGCGACCTCGTTGCTCGTCAGTCCGTCGGCTGCGGGCGTTCGGTTCCGTCGGCCGAGTCGGTCGCGTCAGCGCCGTTCGCCCGGAGCGACGACGCGTCGACGCCGTCGAGGGCGTCGAGCACCGTGGAAAGCGTCCGCTCGCGGCCCTCACTGGCGAAGAACTCGTGACCGCCGTCGTACGGGACGAGGTTCGATGCCGGCGTCCGGTCGCCGATTGCGCGAACGTCCACGACCCGGTCCGAAAGCGAGACAAACACCACGTCGTCGGGGCGGAACGGCGGCAGCGACGCCTGCGCGCCGCGAATCATGCGGAGAAAGGCGGGCGAGGCGTTAGCCGGGGCGTCGGCCAGTTCGGCGGCGAGTTTCAGTTCGCCGAGGTCCACGCGGGAGATGCCGGACGGGACGATAGGTTTGGTCGTCGGCAGCCGACTGACGAGGGGAAACAGGAGGGCGGCGAGCCCCGAAATCGCCGTCCCCCACCACGGGCTCAGAAAGACGTTCCGAACCGCGAGGTCGAGGTGGGCGGCGACGAGGCCGCCGGTGCTGTGGCTGAGCACGAGGTCGATGTCGCGGTCGACC contains these protein-coding regions:
- the dnaJ gene encoding molecular chaperone DnaJ, which produces MSEDFYDVLGVSRDASKDEIKNAYRKKAAKYHPDVSDEDDAEEKFKKVQKAKEVLTDDEKRQMYDQVGHERFQQSQKRGGGGGGRGQGNPFGGGGNPFGGMGGGGGGFEDIFNNLFNGGAGGQQRNRPQQGRDVAQRISIDLEDAYHGVERDVTIRRREVCPECDGEGHPEDADVNTCSECNGSGQQTTVQQTPFGRVQQTTTCRACGGEGETYSEDCSECRGSGRVRRTRDVTITIPAGFRDGQRLRYRGEGEPGENGGPNGDLFVEVNVRDHDEFDRDGDDLRYTHPISFPQAVFGATVEVPTLDGEEELKVPAGTQSGSTFTVSGAGMPHLDGRGNGDLHVEVHVVTPEDLNSEQREALKEFAEAGGEEVKEGLFQKLKNSL
- a CDS encoding alpha/beta hydrolase, whose product is MRVTQHGDPGDDDLLFVLGWGNEPGHRSVEWLLDRLTYEGYHVHAVELPTNGWEFERQYVSPVRAYAVDRDIDLVLSHSTGGLVAAHLDLAVRNVFLSPWWGTAISGLAALLFPLVSRLPTTKPIVPSGISRVDLGELKLAAELADAPANASPAFLRMIRGAQASLPPFRPDDVVFVSLSDRVVDVRAIGDRTPASNLVPYDGGHEFFASEGRERTLSTVLDALDGVDASSLRANGADATDSADGTERPQPTD
- the dnaK gene encoding molecular chaperone DnaK encodes the protein MASNKILGIDLGTTNSAFAVMEGGDPEIIVNAEGDRTTPSVVAFTDDGERLVGKPAKNQAIQNPERTIRSIKRHMGEDGYTVDIEGEEYTPEQISAMILQKIKRDAEDYLGDELQKAVITVPAYFNDKQRQATKDAGEIAGLDVERIVNEPTAASMAYGLDDESNQTVLVYDLGGGTFDVSVLDLGGGVYEVVATNGDNDLGGDDWDEAIIEWLATEFENDHGIDLREDRQALQRLKDAAEEAKIELSSRKETTINLPFITATDSGPVHLEYDLTRAKFESLTADLIDRTVEPTEQALEDAGYDKGDIDDVILVGGSTRMPQVRDKVEELLGSEPKKSVNPDEAVALGAAIQGGVLGGEVDDIVLLDVTPLSLGIEVKGGLFERLIEKNTTIPTEESKIFTTAADNQTTVQVRVFQGEREMAEDNELLGEFTLSGIPPAPAGTPQIEVGFNIDENGIVNVSAEDKGSGNAESITIEGGAGLSDEEIDRMQQEAEQHAEEDKERRRAVEARNEAEGAVQRAETLLEENEENVDDELRADIEAAVEDVEAVLEDDDASTDELEDVTEELSKELQEIGKRMYQQQAQAQAGGPGGAGAGAGAAGGPGGADPEDFVDADADFDEDDEDN